TCAGACATGACCCTGCAGAAGTAGTTTGTGCAATGCATCCTTCTTATCTTTGTCAAGTATTGCATGGGCTGCAGGAACGGCATACTGCAGAGCATGTTCTACAAAGGGGTTTCTTGATTCACTGAGGTTCAAACAAAAAAATATGAAATACCATACTGCTTGCCATTTAGATGGCTTACATATTCTTGTTATAATAAAACAGATCaaataaaatcaaaattaagTAGACAGGTATTCAAAAAGCAAATTTTAGAAAATTCACAAACATATAAAGAGAAATATTATTTCCTTTATCTGAAAGCACTTGCCTTGAAGAAACAGGTTGAAGCTTCGAGTGTTTAAGAGACAGTTTATACATGGTTTCTCTTGCCATCTGAGGGGAAGTCAATTTAACATCTGTCCATAcctaaaaataaataagaaaactgcCTCACAGCGGGGAAAAAAGCGGAGGGGACTAAATAAAAAAGTGCTTCTCGAGAAAGGAGAAGAAAAAAGGCATGCTAATACATACTTCAGATCAATCATATTCAGTTAAGTGCAGCAAATATCACTCACCCATGCCCAACTTTCAGGTTTAATTTCCTCATAAAGTGGCTTCACAATTGCATAAAAACGAGCATTTGTGTTAAGTACAATACCGGCATTAGGCCTCTCCAAAACAAGATAACCTCCTGTCATTAAAACCTTTCCAGGAGCAGAGGCAATTCTTTTTAACAATCAATAAGCCGAAAATCAGACATTCATGCATATAAAAGCTACTGGATTATTAAAGTAACGTAAAAtggaaaaaattcaaaatataaaaatcccaaaattacaCTTCCATTATTAAATAATTCTCACTTTGAAAAGCTTGAAATATGCAATCCAAGACTGATAAAGCTGCAAAATCAAAATTTACTTGTTTTTCttaaaaaaatacaaagagaCCGAAATGAAGCATACTAAAGAAAACAAGCCCTCCAATTCAATTTAAAAACAAGTCAACAACAAGAAGAAATATGCCTTAATCCCGAACTAGCTGGGATCAGCTATATGAATTGGACCAATTTATAACAAAACTACAGAGACTCCTATCAAGCACATGACCAAATGTAAGTACACCAACATGACTAAACCATAATCCTAATTAGcatgatataaaataaaagaaaattgagATCTTTGATTTCACTAAAAAGCATCTATGCTGAAATAATTCAACATGGGTTCCTCAAAGAAAACATAACAAAATGCTAAACTCAGAATCATTCACCCCACGGTAATCATCTAGGCCTAACTCAACGAATGGCAGAACAAACCACTAGGAAATAGAACAATTGTGGGAAAACGGAAAAAGGGAAAATCTTTTGCACAGCTCTAAGTCCACATGACAATTTCaagaaagttggaaatttttcaAGGTTGACGAGTGATCATTCAGATTTTGTCACAGAGATAAACAAAAAGAGTGATAAAAGATACTCGCTTTACTGGGTTAGTGCAGCTACTGTGATTGCAGACTTGAATTGAATTGAAGACGATGACAATAACTACAATATGTGCACAAGCAGCAGTCCAGTTTTGACATTCACTTGCCTTTCTTAGTTGCACCACTTCATTTTCACCTCTCTTTTTCCACTCAAATTTATAGAAAGAGCATTTAAAATTGCTTCACTATTGTATATCTCTTTGAGGGATCTTTTGGATAAGAAATTAAATAATActaaaattatttatataaatatatttttattggaaGTTGTTGTTTAATTTTAATCTTGATTCACTTAAGATTTTGGGCGAAGAGAAAATATATCattttattgatttatttcaAGATTAGTATTGCTAACCAAATTgaatatgaaaataaaaataatattacttCTGAAAAAATAATCTCAAAACTACTTATATCCAGAcaaaaatatcaatatattttattttgaaattacTATTCTTATCCCGTCAGTAAAAAGCCTTATGTATATTTTAATCAGAGTGATTGGTAAGATTATAAGTTAGTCAAATAAAATTATAACAATTTTTGGGCTTAAATCTCATTTGCTGTGacaaatttgattatttttccaTTAGAACTGAACAAAAAGCCCTTGGGGCCAGTTAATCCATCTGTTATAACTTTTTGGGCTTGTTTGCATTTTTACAATTTTCTTAGTTTGTTCTTACGAGGTCCCAACTTTTTATCATTATTATTACGAACAACCCCAAAATAAACCTATTAAAGGACTCAATTTTAACTTTGATCCAAAGTTACAGTTAGACTGGTCTCTCCCTGAGCTTCTCTTCATCACCGAGTCTTCATCTATCATTCTCAGGTTATTCTATGCTCTCTACAATAACAAGcttataatattgaaagtcatagGTTTACTCATAACAATATTTTAATCATAGGAATTtgattattcttttaattttttttgatatttttagttTCGGGGTCATTTGCCATCCGACAATTTTTTTTCGAATTTGTGGTGAGTCTTGGATTTGACTTTCTGAATTTCTCCATATACGACGGAGTTGTTGGCTCGCTGAAGTATGTACTCTTCATCTTTGTTTTTCGTTTACATTAGTATTAAAGATACCCCAGATGCAAATTTTCTAAAAagatttgtttttttattttattttctggaTGTGTATGGAGGAAGTAGAAACTGCTTTCTCTTGAGAAATCATTATTCAAATTATTAGTTGCTCTGATCATGAAGTGCCCTCTGATGCTGATCGGCTTTACCTATTCCTGGTTCTATCCCTGAAGTAAAATAGAAACGCTGCATTTTGCTCCCTTTACAAATGTTGACAGAGCTTTCAAAATTCCAATCTTTAACTCCCAGACTCCAGGAAGAGCCATTGAATTCCATATAGTCTAACCTCGCTTTTGATTGTTCAGAGTCATAGAGTATTCTAAATCTTCGTGAAAACATACATTTATAATACTCTATGACTGAACAAAATTAATGTATTGTTGGACTTGTATAATATATGGAATTCTATGGCTGTTCCTGGACTAAATCACAAGGTCAGAGTATCAACGTATTCTAAATATCGATATATCACTTCCATCTTGGACCAAAACGACATATATCACCTGAACTTAGTTTCAAATTCGTCATGCAAATAAGCCAAGTTCCGGACAACAAATTGATATCTGGTATGAAGGAAGAAAGAACCTTCGATGTAACTAAACCTTGTATGTAGTTGTTTGTAATGCTATTTTAACAATGTCAAGCAGTACAcatatatttttgtatttcaaAATTTCCTTCTGTTTGGGGCCAGAAAGAATTCAGACTTggctttttgtttttttggtaaATTTAATCTTTAAAATGTTGGTTGGACCAGAATTATTCACAAACCAGCCCGTATTTAACCTGTATAAATAAGGACAGATTGGATTATGACCCTTTTTTATTTAAACTCATTTTTAGCTCGATCTTGAGCCGTAGTTGTCATTGTTGTTTGTTTTGAACCCGTCCAAATCCAATCCAACCTGCCATTTGCCACCACTAGTATCAGGTTAATTTTGGTGATATTATTCTATTCCTTGCTTCCTTCCTTCCTTTCTTTCTATGTCTTTATTATCACAAGGGGGTATTTTTTGAAAGAGCAGCCAAGGCAGAGAAGGAAGTAATTCAAGAAAGATGCAGAAGCTGGTTGAATTCAAGCTGCCTAACTTCTTCAACTATCCACCTTACTTCACGTAATTTACTCTTTCCCTTATTTCCATGTCTCCATATGTATACTTGCCTATATTTGAACACGTCTGGTCAAAACATATGATGGAAAACCTTTTCTTGGACGGGGTCATGAACCTGCACTTTGACAGCAGTAGATATCAATCAACTACACCTTAATCCCAATTTCCCAAATCAGTGGAGGTTGGCTGTATGAGTCACTGAATTTGGTATGGTGCATGGTGGATGTATACATTTGCTTATGAGGAGAAAGTAAAATTGCTTGAGAAAGGTTCTAATCAGGGGATGCAGTCGTAGTCTCAACATTTGGATGACAAATCATTTAGATCTACCTGCAGAAATTTAGTTTGGATTGCTTTTTTATTGCTGTATCTTAAAAACTGGAAACTACCAAGCATGAATGTTTTATGGATTTCTTATAAGCTAATGGTTGTTATCAAGTAATTATTAAGCACTTCCGATACCTGTTCCATTCATCTGCTATCCAGCCTTTTCTTGGGTAGATGAAAACATGTTTTTCCATTTAATCTGTAACATATAAGATTTTCATAGTATATTAACAGTTTTTTTTATTGTTTCACCTCCATGTGTAAGTCCAACCTTTTATCATGTTAGGGAagcttgtttttagttttataaatAGAGTTGCCAAACAACCTACAATTCTATCTAGTTTAACTTTATCTTCCCACTTCAACACTAACCCTAGTGACATATTTGACAGTTTTCTGATAGTCTATCCTTTGCATAGCTCTGCTCTTtgtttgtcatgtatttattgcCAAGACAAAAGTATCTCTTCTTACTTATCAAAAGAAGACTAAAAATCATATAGAAGTAATTTCCACTTACTTTAGCCATTATGCAATCATCAAATCTTTAATTAATCAATGTTTTATACTTTTATATGGTAGTTGAAAACAGCAATTAGGCCTTTGCCCATGAATCAAACTTCAGATAGTTAGagcaaaaaaaaaatcatttttctcTTCTTGGATTTTGTAATATAGTCTTCAATCTTGTGGAAAAAAATTAACGTTGTTATATAGTAATGATTTATCAAACAAATTGTGTTTATTGAAATGTGAAAGTTCAAACTTTTCGACGTGTTTAAGTCAAGATAAATGATAAATATTACAGTTATATATGGTCTAAGAATTCTGCTGGATTTTTTGAATCTTCGATCTTGGATCCCATAATTAGGATGTAATGAAGCTAACACCGTAGGATTCTTTTCTCGAAAGTGGAGAATTTCAGTTTAACATCTGATGGTGTGCAAGCAAAAGAAAATGAcattctttcgcctatatgtgaAATGTTGACTTGTAGCTTTAAGCATGGTGGTAACATATCTTTCAATGGGATTTAAGATGGTTTCTCACAAAAAAAATGATTGTCTTTATTTGTTGTGCATTAAATTAAACTTTTCTTCGAGCAATATTAGAAGATTCGTAGTTTGCACATAGGataatttttcttctttccttaGTTTGCAGCCTGTAAGGGAAACTAGGGAGAAGCAGATACAGCTATGGAAGGAGCTCATAATTGATTTCTGTCGAACCCAAAAGGTCTTTGTAATTGGGCTGGAGGAAGACTTTCCATTGTTCAGTAATCCTGCTATTGAAAGTGAGTGCTTCTTCTTATTAGTGTTTTATATGTCTGATGTTCAGCTTAGGAGCTGCGTTATATATATTACCCTAACTATTGCTTTCGCTAAAATGAACTCAAGGTGCCTAGAAATTCATAACGCTAGTGATCTAGAACATCAGTGGAACGTAAAATATCAATTTATGTGAAGTTTAAGATATTAATTTGACTTATATTATAATAGTGATAATGGAAGAAGAATATTAAAGTGATAGTTTGAAAAGTAAGTTGTGATATTTTATACAGAAAGCTTtatatcaaaatttaaaaatgcatattttaatgaatttgaaTTCATAAAGGTGGTGAAAGTTGTATAGAAATGAAATGATGCAACATTTTGGAACATCCCAAAATGAGAAGAGTTTCATTCAAATTTGAAAGAAGGGAGTAACTATCACCCTCTAGAGTTGTCTCCTTTTGTTTGGTGGCGTGTGTATCCTTGTAGAAGGGGAAAACAGTGGTTCTTACAAGATTGTCAAAGCAAATCTTGAGTTGATATTAATCAAGGAAGCAGAGATGGAATAGATGATATTCTCATGCATGCACACACATTTGGACTAAGATGATATATGTGAGAAAGCACgagagaaaatattattgattGTTATTCTATGTTACAATGAGCGCTATTTATGTGTATGCATAACACATGACCTACTCTTATTACGTAAGGGACTAGGACTAATTACATATATTCACATAACTattctaacactccccctcaagctggtgcatataaatcat
The DNA window shown above is from Nicotiana tomentosiformis chromosome 8, ASM39032v3, whole genome shotgun sequence and carries:
- the LOC104116689 gene encoding phosphomevalonate kinase, peroxisomal, which translates into the protein MEVIASAPGKVLMTGGYLVLERPNAGIVLNTNARFYAIVKPLYEEIKPESWAWVWTDVKLTSPQMARETMYKLSLKHSKLQPVSSRQVLSDKGNNISLYMFVNFLKFAF